One window from the genome of Malus domestica chromosome 01, GDT2T_hap1 encodes:
- the LOC114819907 gene encoding auxin-responsive protein IAA9: MSPPLLGGEEEGQSNGSMVAFSRSMDCISQNSSGLKERNYLGLSDCSSVDSSTVSNLSEGTKNNLNFKATELRLGLPGSQSPEREPDLCLLNSGKLDEKPLFPLLPSKDGICSSSQKNGNKRGFADTMDGFSEVKSNAYTEGNWMFHAAGSDSESPESVGQGKFPVNSINVMLSSRPSGCQPTITKEARTKQEQSNATNGGNHNPLGASNNGSAPAAKAQVVGWPPIRSFRKNSLATTSKNNDEVNGKPGPGGLFVKVSMDGAPYLRKVDLRTYSTYQDLSSALEKMFSCFTIGQYGSHGAPGRERLSESKLRDLLHGSEYVLTYEDKDGDWMLVGDVPWEMFIDTCKRLKIMKGSDAIGLAPRAMEKSKNRN, translated from the exons ATGTCTCCACCACTATTGGGTGGTGAGGAGGAAGGGCAGAGCAATGGGTCTATGGTAGCTTTTTCACGCTCTATGGACTGCATCTCTCAAAACAGCTCTGGACTGAAAGAACGTAACTACCTAGGATTGTCAGATTGTTCTTCAGTCGACAGCTCCACGGTCTCGAACTTGTCAGAGGGGACTAAGAACAATCTGAACTTTAAGGCTACGGAGTTGAGGCTCGGCCTTCCTGGATCCCAATCACCAGAACGGGAACCTGATCTTTGCTTGTTGAACTCGGGGAAACTTGACGAGAAGCCACTGTTTCCTTTGCTTCCTTCAAAAGATGGAATCTGCTCCTCATCACAGAAGAATGGCAACAAAAGGGGTTTTGCTGACACTATGGATGGATTCTCAGAGGTGAAAAGTAATGCATATACTGAAGGAAATTGGATGTTTCATGCAGCTGGCTCTGATTCTGAATCTCCAGAATCTGTTGGACAAGGGAAGTTTCCTGTGAATTCAATCAATGTAATGCTATCATCCAGGCCTTCTGGGTGTCAGCCAACCATAACAAAAGAAGCACGCACTAAACAAGAACAATCTAATGCTACAAACGGAGGCAACCATAACCCTTTGGGTGCTTCTAACAATGGAAGTGCCCCAGCTGCTAA GGCACAAGTTGTTGGATGGCCTCCAATTAGATCATTTAGGAAGAATTCTCTAGCCACTACATCAAAGAACAATGATGAAGTGAATGGAAAACCTGGTCCCGGTGGACTTTTTGTCAAGGTCAGCATGGATGGGGCTCCCTACCTGAGGAAGGTAGACCTGAGAACCTACTCTACATATCAAGATCTGTCTTCTGCTCTGGAAAAGATGTTCAGCTGTTTTACCATAG GGCAATACGGGTCCCATGGAGCTCCGGGGAGGGAAAGACTGAGTGAGAGTAAGCTGAGAGATCTTCTTCACGGATCAGAATATGTTCTTACATATGAGGACAAGGATGGTGACTGGATGCTTGTTGGGGATGTCCCATGGGA gatGTTTATTGACACATGCAAGAGGTTGAAGATAATGAAGGGCTCCGATGCCATTGGTTTAG CTCCTAGGGCCATGGAGAAATCCAAGAACCGGAACTAG